A single Haloglycomyces albus DSM 45210 DNA region contains:
- a CDS encoding sigma-70 family RNA polymerase sigma factor: MNNGEKTLALLPTIRRIARRYAHEYPGVDADDIQQTLCVHVMETGERLALAGDGGRPATVLSRVADSYCGRQFSHNNYVNDQYNYRPKDIRAALDAGVLVGAIDGVPVPDDPAVLRPPRHRRADDNPMIGWDRTAYVMDIREAFRSLPDRHQRVLVDRYIRCTPESRTAAGHKRVSIAIGALTKHANGQRQSKHYKVRSNDDRFDRTLGKARHTAE; encoded by the coding sequence GTGAATAATGGCGAGAAAACGTTGGCGCTGCTGCCGACGATCCGACGAATTGCACGCCGGTACGCACACGAGTACCCCGGTGTGGACGCCGACGACATACAGCAAACGCTGTGTGTGCATGTGATGGAAACGGGTGAACGTCTGGCCCTGGCTGGCGACGGTGGTCGTCCGGCGACCGTGTTGTCACGAGTGGCCGATAGTTATTGCGGTCGGCAGTTTAGCCACAACAATTACGTCAATGACCAATACAACTACCGGCCCAAAGATATCCGCGCGGCGTTGGATGCGGGCGTGTTGGTCGGTGCGATCGATGGCGTCCCGGTTCCCGACGATCCGGCCGTCCTACGGCCGCCACGGCATCGCCGCGCTGACGACAACCCCATGATCGGGTGGGACCGTACCGCCTATGTCATGGACATCCGTGAGGCGTTCCGCTCTCTACCCGACCGGCATCAACGCGTGTTGGTCGACCGATACATCCGCTGCACCCCTGAGTCTCGTACCGCCGCCGGTCACAAACGCGTCAGCATCGCCATCGGAGCGCTGACCAAACATGCCAACGGCCAACGACAGTCCAAACACTACAAAGTAAGGAGTAACGATGACCGATTCGACCGCACCTTGGGAAAAGCCCGACACACAGCCGAATGA
- a CDS encoding metallophosphoesterase: protein MIHPIFERPIRNGTIVITSDLQMPYEHNKMLAAHLNFIAHLQPDAVINIGDLADFPAPSRWNKGTRGEFETNIWTDADYVQKKYFGPLRRVYDGPVGMHIGNHDVRPLTYAQKYAPALGHPTDNPYYAGNMLGFDRWGVDDLGNFHAIAPDWLTTHGHHGMALRQVSGATALAAAKKLGHSIICGHTHRMGVAMETTGAGRSRRTTMGVEVGHMMHHDRADYLRMGDTNYRYANWQPGFVVLEIVDSTVQPIVVPMRRNGTFNYAGKLFSA from the coding sequence ATTATCCACCCTATCTTTGAACGCCCCATACGAAACGGCACGATCGTCATTACCTCCGATCTGCAAATGCCATACGAGCACAACAAAATGCTCGCTGCGCACCTTAATTTCATCGCCCATCTCCAACCGGACGCAGTCATCAATATCGGTGACCTAGCCGATTTCCCGGCTCCCTCACGGTGGAACAAAGGCACACGTGGTGAGTTCGAAACCAACATTTGGACCGACGCCGACTATGTCCAAAAGAAATATTTCGGTCCATTGCGGCGCGTCTACGATGGACCAGTGGGAATGCACATTGGAAACCACGATGTGCGGCCCTTGACCTACGCGCAGAAGTACGCACCGGCCCTCGGGCACCCCACAGATAACCCTTACTACGCAGGCAACATGCTGGGCTTCGACCGATGGGGTGTTGATGATCTCGGCAATTTTCATGCGATCGCCCCCGACTGGCTCACCACCCATGGGCATCACGGCATGGCGCTACGCCAGGTGTCGGGGGCGACGGCCTTGGCGGCGGCGAAGAAACTCGGGCATTCGATCATCTGCGGCCACACGCACCGCATGGGTGTGGCGATGGAGACGACTGGTGCAGGGCGTAGCCGCCGAACGACGATGGGCGTGGAAGTCGGGCACATGATGCACCACGATCGAGCCGACTACCTGCGCATGGGCGATACCAACTACCGATATGCCAACTGGCAGCCGGGTTTTGTGGTCCTAGAAATCGTCGATTCGACCGTACAGCCGATCGTCGTGCCCATGAGACGCAACGGAACCTTTAACTATGCCGGTAAATTGTTTTCTGCCTAA
- a CDS encoding endonuclease domain-containing protein, with protein MTNTYGLRPGEYDRLLLAQGGVCAICGGQRHYRLDVDHDHTTGLIRGLCCRNCNRVLLARGMRNRPEIGRHAADYLDNPPALRVLGQRWHADRPKEGR; from the coding sequence GTGACCAACACCTATGGGCTCCGGCCAGGCGAGTATGATCGCCTGTTGCTGGCACAGGGCGGTGTGTGCGCTATCTGTGGTGGTCAACGCCACTACCGGCTCGATGTGGACCATGACCACACCACTGGGCTGATCCGGGGACTGTGCTGCCGCAACTGTAACCGTGTTCTGTTGGCGCGCGGGATGCGTAACCGACCCGAGATTGGGCGGCACGCCGCCGACTATCTCGATAACCCGCCCGCCCTACGCGTCCTGGGCCAACGGTGGCACGCCGACCGACCCAAAGAAGGAAGATGA
- a CDS encoding toprim domain-containing protein, with protein MPTPDTTTSLETRTTRHHAALWDSDTAAAYLSEARGITAETAITHRLGVVSEADPAERPVSGYLALPYITPSESVVSIRYRCIRPSCTQDNQGEWRDTEHHEGHPKYWSLPGDRQRPYNTAALLSNTDTLVVCEGEMDTLTALQCGLTAVGLPGAQAWQRPLRLAMQGIRRVVILADDDAAGHQFAGAVAADVDGAEVVPVTGGDVTSVCTANSRERIRELVYGTH; from the coding sequence GTGCCTACGCCAGATACCACGACATCACTGGAGACACGAACAACGCGTCATCACGCGGCACTGTGGGACAGCGACACCGCCGCCGCCTACCTTTCGGAGGCCCGAGGGATCACAGCCGAGACAGCCATTACCCACCGACTCGGCGTCGTTTCGGAAGCTGACCCGGCCGAACGACCCGTGTCCGGGTATTTGGCTCTGCCCTACATCACACCGAGTGAGTCAGTGGTGTCGATACGGTACCGGTGCATCCGCCCTTCCTGCACCCAGGACAACCAGGGGGAGTGGCGGGACACGGAGCACCACGAGGGCCACCCGAAATACTGGAGCCTGCCGGGAGACCGACAGCGTCCGTACAACACGGCCGCGCTGCTCAGTAACACTGACACGCTCGTGGTTTGTGAAGGTGAAATGGATACACTGACCGCTCTGCAATGCGGATTGACCGCCGTTGGCCTACCCGGCGCTCAGGCATGGCAGCGGCCGTTGCGTCTGGCCATGCAAGGCATCCGGCGGGTAGTGATCCTGGCCGACGACGACGCGGCGGGTCACCAATTCGCCGGTGCCGTGGCGGCTGATGTGGACGGCGCGGAAGTCGTGCCGGTGACAGGCGGCGATGTCACCTCAGTTTGCACTGCAAACTCTCGGGAGAGGATTAGGGAGTTGGTGTATGGCACGCACTAG
- a CDS encoding AAA family ATPase encodes MQHRGEAGQALPGGWSGLEAFGAKLRGSQVVVVASAPGGGKSALITNWVARMRPWGVATLYLSPDTDAPTLGQRIAGTVTGESTTDIEAAFENGQEARYLDAIDTAMAHVAWDFRASPTLGDIDECLWCYAQVHGHWPQLVVVDALKDVVADVDDDGSGGSIRFGRVIEYLHQIARYTHACVVVQHHLTGPYDDGLTAPPLSALLGKIAKTPRLVLTLSSDPSSPTGLSVHVVKNTNGPADPTASGAATVDLDWDRECQIITDATTISEEERRYADEQIAVEMGY; translated from the coding sequence GTGCAACATCGTGGTGAGGCGGGCCAAGCGCTACCCGGCGGGTGGTCGGGTCTGGAGGCGTTCGGCGCAAAACTTCGTGGCTCACAGGTGGTCGTCGTCGCCAGTGCTCCAGGAGGCGGTAAATCCGCGCTCATCACCAACTGGGTGGCGCGGATGCGCCCATGGGGCGTAGCCACACTGTACTTGTCGCCCGATACTGATGCGCCCACACTGGGACAACGCATCGCTGGCACGGTGACCGGCGAGTCCACTACCGACATTGAGGCGGCATTCGAAAACGGCCAGGAGGCACGCTATCTCGACGCGATCGATACGGCCATGGCCCACGTGGCATGGGATTTCCGCGCTAGCCCCACGCTCGGCGACATTGACGAATGCCTATGGTGCTACGCGCAGGTGCATGGCCATTGGCCACAACTCGTGGTCGTCGATGCTCTCAAAGACGTTGTGGCGGATGTGGACGACGACGGCAGCGGAGGCAGTATCCGTTTCGGCCGCGTTATTGAATACCTCCATCAAATCGCTCGCTACACACACGCGTGCGTTGTTGTACAACATCATTTGACCGGTCCATACGATGACGGACTGACCGCTCCACCATTGTCGGCACTGCTGGGCAAAATTGCAAAAACCCCACGATTGGTACTGACTCTGTCGTCTGACCCCAGCAGTCCCACCGGCCTGTCGGTGCATGTTGTGAAAAACACGAACGGGCCAGCCGACCCGACGGCCTCCGGCGCGGCCACTGTGGATCTCGATTGGGACCGCGAGTGTCAAATTATCACCGACGCCACAACGATCTCTGAGGAGGAACGCCGGTATGCCGACGAACAGATCGCAGTCGAGATGGGCTATTAA
- a CDS encoding PD-(D/E)XK nuclease family protein, with amino-acid sequence MAYRSLSQLEQFAQCSWAYKLARIDKVPQRQAAWFGHGIAVHTGCEHHERSGRSDSGVDIAVAEYDQHIAAARDAEPQLHRWMRGGRQTTESDIAKRRDLVAEQVAWYEQWAPQQEWEIWTLPDGQPALEVPFKITLGINTVAGVIDQILYWPELDVHSTRDLKTGRKVKSNRQNGVYRVAVAETFGLEATYGDYLMLRDGRSAGMADLSYYTRETITQLFSALNAGIDNDVYIPNLGDHCRVCTVQTHCAEYQAQQQK; translated from the coding sequence GTGGCTTACCGATCATTGTCTCAACTAGAACAATTTGCTCAATGCTCATGGGCGTATAAGCTCGCTCGTATCGATAAAGTCCCGCAACGTCAAGCGGCCTGGTTTGGCCATGGGATAGCCGTCCACACTGGATGTGAGCACCACGAACGATCGGGGCGCTCCGACAGCGGTGTCGACATCGCTGTGGCCGAATATGATCAGCATATCGCGGCAGCGCGTGACGCCGAACCGCAGCTGCATCGATGGATGCGAGGCGGGCGACAAACCACCGAATCAGATATCGCTAAACGTCGCGATCTGGTAGCCGAACAGGTGGCATGGTACGAGCAATGGGCTCCACAGCAGGAGTGGGAGATATGGACGCTCCCAGACGGACAGCCGGCACTGGAGGTGCCCTTCAAGATTACGCTCGGAATCAACACCGTTGCGGGCGTGATTGACCAGATCCTCTACTGGCCCGAGCTCGACGTCCACTCCACCCGCGACCTTAAGACCGGGCGGAAGGTCAAGAGCAACCGTCAGAACGGCGTTTACCGTGTCGCGGTAGCCGAAACATTCGGCCTGGAAGCGACGTACGGGGACTACCTCATGCTTCGGGATGGACGGTCGGCCGGGATGGCTGACCTCTCCTACTACACGCGCGAAACGATAACGCAGCTGTTCAGCGCACTCAATGCGGGCATCGATAACGACGTCTACATCCCCAACCTGGGTGATCATTGTCGAGTCTGCACTGTCCAGACACACTGCGCCGAATACCAAGCACAACAACAAAAGTGA
- a CDS encoding ParB/RepB/Spo0J family partition protein: MMPPEEIEDLAASIKTSGQRHDIKQTSAGLIVDGRNRLAACIAAGVEPRIVTIDESEDIAELILDENNRRRHQSHGARVMSAVLTQIHANDGSKLSAAQRSDVMEKMKANKGDIAMAVRIAMSDDATLIEDVRSGQISLRDGYDRARGIDSRAARKQKQKEKVEAAINAKIGELKVGGAPDNVDSTRATGDDSKSGPVTVDSFVESTPRQQRGTAAEPPRTPTMDTLSWAVAQTAIFKRLTVDDQSVDDLSSEQAQRFHDEVRDNLRAVNEWGDDVLTRLSQRAQSTTTEKTTAAKPTQKKVAPKKSTRKSPQPRAAKKTAKAAKKSGTKATKKTATKSTKSS, encoded by the coding sequence ATGATGCCGCCGGAGGAGATTGAGGATCTTGCCGCATCGATTAAGACGAGCGGGCAACGCCACGACATCAAGCAAACCTCGGCAGGTTTGATTGTGGATGGCCGTAATCGTTTGGCGGCCTGTATTGCAGCAGGGGTAGAGCCACGAATCGTGACCATTGATGAGAGTGAAGACATTGCCGAGCTGATTTTGGATGAGAACAATCGCCGCCGCCACCAGTCGCATGGAGCGCGGGTGATGTCAGCGGTTTTGACACAGATCCATGCTAACGACGGATCGAAACTCTCGGCGGCCCAGCGGTCGGACGTCATGGAAAAAATGAAGGCCAACAAAGGCGACATAGCAATGGCGGTTCGGATTGCGATGTCAGATGATGCGACGCTCATTGAGGATGTCCGGTCAGGGCAGATATCGCTGCGAGATGGGTATGACCGTGCGCGAGGCATCGATAGTAGAGCCGCCCGGAAGCAAAAGCAGAAGGAAAAAGTCGAGGCCGCGATCAACGCTAAGATCGGTGAACTGAAGGTCGGCGGAGCACCAGACAATGTGGATTCGACACGGGCCACTGGTGATGACAGCAAAAGTGGACCGGTGACCGTTGATTCGTTTGTGGAGTCGACACCACGGCAACAGCGCGGTACCGCAGCCGAGCCACCGCGCACGCCTACTATGGACACGTTGAGCTGGGCGGTGGCACAGACTGCGATTTTCAAACGCCTAACCGTCGACGATCAATCGGTGGACGATCTATCCTCCGAGCAGGCACAGAGGTTCCACGACGAAGTGCGCGACAACCTGCGTGCTGTCAACGAATGGGGCGATGACGTCCTCACGCGACTGTCGCAGCGGGCACAGTCCACCACGACAGAAAAAACGACGGCGGCGAAGCCAACACAGAAGAAGGTTGCTCCTAAGAAGTCCACACGCAAATCACCACAACCACGAGCGGCCAAGAAGACGGCTAAAGCGGCCAAGAAGTCAGGAACCAAGGCCACCAAGAAGACAGCAACTAAGTCGACTAAGTCCAGCTAG